A window of the Anaerolineales bacterium genome harbors these coding sequences:
- a CDS encoding EsaB/YukD family protein — MADIPVTVVLPSGGSRTAEVPNDVEVKELIPELATTLELPTTGPDGRPMGYRLDSKALGRELKEDETLEAAGVPADDRLIITADVTAG; from the coding sequence ATGGCTGACATTCCCGTAACCGTAGTACTGCCCTCCGGGGGCAGCCGCACCGCCGAAGTACCCAACGATGTGGAAGTGAAGGAACTCATTCCCGAGCTGGCCACTACGCTGGAGCTGCCCACCACCGGCCCCGATGGCCGCCCGATGGGCTACCGCCTGGACAGCAAGGCCCTGGGCCGCGAGCTCAAAGAGGATGAGACCCTGGAAGCCGCGGGCGTCCCGGCCGATGACCGTCTCATCATCACTGCCGACGTCACCGCGGGCTAA